aataatgacattcccatcagcctcagctgcagtTGTATTTATGCAAAGCATAGCATGCTAAAACGctaaattaaaatggtgaacatgttaAACACATAGGTTAATCATTACACCGGTAAAgtattagcattgtcattggAAGCATGTTTGAATGTTACCTAGATGACGTTATTGAACAAATCCTtaaagtaattataattatcaatgattagcatgctaacatgctaaactaaaatgGGTAACGTTAAACTTTAACTTACACCTTAAGTGTTAAActtgttagcattgtcattgtttagcaaatgttagcattttaaaatgcttaatTAAGATGAACATGTTAATCTTATAGACCTGCAGCTTAGCTTTTCATTAAAATCTGACTGTACTTGGTAAAAACACTTAATACGATTTTTCCACGTATTATCACgttataaatgtaaaattcaTATAAAACATGAGAATAAGCTGTAGCAGGACACTTGTTTGCTAACTGTCCCCCCTCAGCAGGCACACAGGCGGAGGCGGGGCGTTAGGACCGTGAGGCAGGACGCTTCAGAGAGTAAACACTTCTTTTCAGACAAGAGACTTTTATTTGTGGCTCTCAGTCTGAGCTGGGCAGGTTTCACAAGAAGTACTGTCGGTCCCGACACCCAGAGGGACGCCGGTGCCTTTTTTGTACACGCTGTAAAAGAGCGAGCAAGACTGTCTTTCCGGAGGACGTGCACAGAGAAACTACCTGCCTGTCACCGGAGATGATGAGCAAAACCTGGGAAATGATTCTGAGGGACTCTTCTGATGGGATGGAAAACTTGACTGCGATGTAAACACGGTCTATCGATCTCTAATCAGGAGGTAATGCCTAAAATCTCCAGTTTTGGACAATGTTGCATGTACAGGTCTTTGCATAAATAATGAAAAGGGTTTTTACAGCCGTATGTAGCCAGATGTATTCAGGCCAAATGTTAGAGTGAAATAAATGGTAGGCTATATAAGATTAAATGTGTGTATAAGGTCTcatatgtttctttttcttctctcagtCTGTTGTTTCTTGGTCCCAAACATCCCTTCAATCATCTTCATCATCGTTGTATGACAGATGTTAGAGAGAGATGAACTTAATTTGACTCTGCTGCATGCATGTCAGACAAGATTAGATCATATTAAATGCTGAACAGGGAGTCTTCTATACGCTTCAGACCAGCAAACTGGAGTGTTTTAGATacctttctgtgttttttttttactgaaccAGTACCTGTATCCtccctttttatatacaataCAGCACTGAAACGATTTATCTGCACTATTTTTTAAAGAGGCACTGTAATCTCCAAGTTAACTGCAGCAGCCCCAAAATCAACGCTCTCCCACCATTTTGCCTCCAGTTACATGCTGTCACTTTGCAGAGGGATGTCCTCTGGATCATTTTCCTGTGGTTTCAATCAGACCGAGCCTCTAAAACCTCTGAAAGAGCTGCAGTGCTTTGGTTTAGAGCATGAACATTTTGTCTTAAGAACCTTAAGAGGctctgaaaacacagttatgtCATTGCTTCACATCCCCAAATCACTGTTTTACCACAGCCTGGTAAATGCACTGCTTCACCATCCAATTTATCCACTTAAGATGTTCTGTGACTGTCTGCCACAGCTGTCACGCATCTGACACATGCTTTCCCTCCTTAGAGGAGCTTTGTAACTCTACCTCCTTTCTAGTGGTGTCTGGATCAGCACATAGGTGTGTGGACAGGCCTCAGCCTGCCCTATGTTAGTGATAATGCTCAGTTTTGCCACCGTGCCTCGACTtgtttcttttcactttttacACACCTGCTCTCTCCGTGCCATGAGTGCCTCTGGGTCCACAGCCTTCAGAGGGGATCAAGTGTCTCCTTGTCCCTGCTAATCTGCCCTGAAAGCCCCACGCATACTGTGAACTCGTTAATGTTTGACATAAAACAACTTCTTACCTCTGAGCTTTGACTGTAACTTCCACACCTCTTGTTTGGACCTATTCAGTCTGCGATGATCATGTCTAGGAACAcgctttttttaataaaataatcacacaCTGCATATCTTTTACTTTGAGAGTGTTTACCACTCAGCTTTGTTTTTGCTTCTCAGCTACGTCTATGGCCACTTTGCCTGCTCTTTTTTCCACTTCCTTTGGAATTTGTCTGTGACTTTTGTATCAAACAgactttaaaatgcttgtttgtttCCATCATGCTGAAATCCTATTTTCCTGGTAATCTATATTGTAGGAACAAGAGGTCCATTGTTGCCTTGCACCTCATGAAACTCTGGCCTGGCGTTGCAACACTAGGTTTTGCAAGCTGACCTCACTTGCATAGGCGCAGTAATTTACAATCAACTGTGAAAGACTTATGAGGGATTAGAGTTTGCGTGTTTGTAAGACAGCTTGTTTGGGAATGTATTCCACAGTTGTTTTCCTGACAAACATGTAGGAATTCACGCAATCTCGCAGGGATAAGCTGTTTTTCTCATGTATGTGATTGATTTTCTGTCGTTGCAGTGTTTTCCATCACCATGATGTCGCAACGTGAGCTCCTGACTTACCTGCTCCTGACTTACCTGCTCCTGCAGCTCTTCCTCCCGCTCACCCTGTCCTTTCTGCACCCTCCTCACCACCCGCCTGTCCACGTACCCACGCTGGTGCCTCATGTGCCGACGCCTCTCATCCGCTCCCGCTTCAGCGCTCAGACCCAGCTGGACTTCACCACTCACTGCAACTCCAGCTGCTTCCACAGAGGAGAGCAGGGGGCCCAGAAGGAGCAGCTCACAGAGAAATTGGCTTTTGAGACACTATACGCCAACGGCTCCCGCACTCTCACTACTGTAGACGTGAAGGGTGATGAGGAGGTTGAAACGGATCACTTTGATCACCCTTCACCGATTCGAGGATCAAGAGTGAAGCCCAGGAAAAAACGAGTGAGGCGGCAGATTTATGGCGCAGACGGACGCTTTAACATCCAAGGTGACAACTTCCTATTGGATTACCCTTTCTCCACAGCCGTGCGGATCTCCACCGGCTGTACCGGCGTTCTTGTGTCTCAGCAGCATGTCCTCACAGCTGCCCATTGTTTGCACGATGGGAAGGATTATGTCAAGGGGGCGCGGAAGCTCAGGGTGGGCTTCCTGATTCCTCCATCCATCAACGGCACCAAAGCCGGCCTCACTTCTGCCAAGAAGCCTCTGGTCCGCTGGGTGAGGGTGAAACGTACCCGTGTGCCAAAGGGCTGGATCCAGGGCCCTCAGGAGGTTAGCATGGACTTTGATTACGCCCTGCTGGAGCTGCGTTGGCCTCACCGACGTCCCTTCATGCGCCTCTCCGTGGCTCCCTCCTCTGATGACCTGGCAGGGAACCGCATTCACTTCTCTGGTTTCGACAGCGACAGGTCCGGGGAGCTGGTGTACAGATTCTGTCCCGTGGAAGAAGAGTCCAGCGACCTGATATACCAGCACTGTGATGCCCGACCTGGAGCCAGCGGCTCTGGAGTGTATGGAAGAGTGTGGGACAACAGTTTAGAGCGCTGGGAAAGAAAGGTCATTGGCATTTTCTCTGGACACCAGTGGCTGGAGATAGATGGGGAGAACCGGGACTACAATGTGGCCGTGCGCATCACTCCTCTGAAGTTTGCACAGATCTGTTACTGGGTACACGGTAACCGACTAGACTGTGTCCAGGACTAAGACAAAAGTAGGACAAACGGACAAGGAGGAGGATTTGAGAGTGGGCTATAGcatgaaaaacacaagaaagcACAAAGCGGCTGAAAACGTACAAGGTGAAATGTCTTATTTCCCCTAAAGAGAGTGAGTAAAACGGGATTAAATCCACgcaaaaataaattcagtgaTGCACCAGTAGGGCAGATCTACTCATCTACTTTTGGACCAAGATCCCCTTCACTGATTTATTTCTGTCCTGTATTTAATTTGCTCCCTGTAACCTCTGGGCCCATTCAACAAATCTGCCTGTGAGATCATCAACACGGCATCTTTTAATACGATTTTCCCGCAGTTAGCTTAATATCACACTCAATGTTTCCACAAGACACTTTTCCTCATGTGTCAGTAGCAGCAGATTATTTTCCTACTCTGGATGACGTTTTGTCTTTATATCTTTCCTGCTCTCTTTTCTGACTCTGGGGAAATGGTTTGGTATTTCTATAGCTCTTCAAGGATCATTCAGTTTGTGGAAACCACTGATGCTCTTGTCACTGTGGACTGGgcagtgttcttttttttgagaaatgcgtgatatattttaataaacagaGATTTATAACACAGTTTGTGTCAATAGTCTTGGTTTCACTAGTTGGGGCTGGGCACCATCATGTGGTCCTAACAGGTACTGCAGAATCAATCCCTGAACAGCGAAGATGGACTCGagttttacttaaatttacttTATTTGCGACGTCATTtgtttcaagcaaaaatgtacTGATTCAAGCTTCTCAGAtgtaaatatttactgtaataaCATCCATTATTTGAAATCGAATATCTTTAGACTATTTGAATTTGGGACACTGTGATggatttgttagtttttttataACGAAAACTGTTGGAAGTGATCATCATGAgctgattattttattacttattcATTTGTGCAGTAAGATCTGAGCATCATCATTGAAATGTAAGACTTCACAACGGGTGCCATTCACCATAACCAAAATGCTACAAACCGATCTGATGTGTAACAGATTACCAAAATCTGAAAAACTACAAATTTGAAGTAGGCCCAACGGCTCAAGAGTaggtttttacaaaacacaagtaAAACAAGTGGAAAAAGAGCAGAACGAGTCAGTAGTTTAGTGCTTTTTATTAGAGATAAGGAGACGATACAAAACATCCACCATTCAATATTCAGTCTAAACTCTGACCGCTGGTCTTTCATATACACATCGCTCCCCATCAGACCTTCATAACACCGAAGATTTTAAATCAAGAGGATCCTGGTTTTAACGAGTACAAGGAATGTTGTCCGTTTACTACATCAAATGCCATGGTTTTCTGACCcagaactgaaaataaaaaaaaggggtCAACTCAAGTTTTGGAATTTGCATgttcaaaaagaaagaaaaaacaatggaataacaaaaacaaaaatatatatttaattgtgGTTCCCCCAGAGAAGGTTTGTTACATCTTGTGCAATCAAGAGTAAATTAGTTCATACTACAACTAGTCTCAACTACACACACTTACAAAACTTAACTAGAagtttggcaaaaaaaaaaaaacacaagtagtTGGAACGATTTGTCAGAATTCAATGGTTGGAAAACTAAAAAGTttgttgtctgtctttctctgcagtCAGTCAAATGGAACCCAGAAAGAACAAAACCTTGTCCTTAAACATGAACAATATGTGTATTTAagtttatcatcatcatccttcCTCAGTTGTATCTTAATGTTTTTCcttagtgtgtgttttgttcatATTCTTTATGTTGCGTGAACTGGAATGACAGTCAGCATTTCTggaatttctttttgtgtttctgtcacttgacCCCAAACCCACCCACAATATCCCACCCCGAGAGTCCCGCAAATGGTGCTGGTTCTGCTTTTGCCCTTCTCCAAACCACACTGGAATGAACAGCTAAACCCAACAGATGTGTCTGAAAGGCCTCGATCGAAgccagagggagggagggaggggcagTATTTATATAGGGGCTCCTTCCAGGCTGACTACTGACGAGCCGCCAAGCTTTTCTGCCAGGGTGTGCCGATCTTTGAGGTCTTCCAAACCATTCACCTGCCACTCATGCTTAAtacctgaaataaaaacagaaggtAAATGTTGTACAAGGTTTcagacaaagaaataaaacatcactGGATCATCACTTTTGCTAAATAAGGTGTGTCAACCAAGTAAGCCCAAATATAACAGAGCTTATCCTTTGAGTCAGCTTATCTGTTGAACGTAATATATGGATAATATCCTCCATCATGTTATATGTAATTTAGATTGTCATGATATGGTACATCTTCTGAAAATTAAAGTAAGAAATtgtttatggattaatattagCTTATCCAGCAAACAGCCTGACAAAGGTTATTCATCTTGGTGGcgcaaaacaaaaatctaaaaatccaATATTGCCATAAAATAGCACTTTGATTTTTAACTCTGCCCACAATAGCCTGGAACTATATAAAAAGGCATAACTACCGAGATATATATGGTAAAGAAAAATCTGTGGTACACAAATGTATGTTGTCTGACAGTACATATCATATCACCCAAGCCTATTGTTTAATTAAGCAGAACAAATTATCATACAAGTCTTATACCCATGTGCAGAAACATTGATTTAATATGTATCCTGAAAAGCAACATTGGCACCGAGACAAAACCAAAGCACAGATGCAGGCTAGTGGCTGAGAATGAAAATCTAAACGTGGCGTGTAGATCCAACAAAATGGGCAGGTACCTGGATGTGATGTGGCCGCTACAGACAGGCTGCACGTGTAGTGAAGACACGGTCAAGGCAGAACTAGCTGACATTCTATTTACTCCAGTGATTTTTGCACTAATGTTTAAAATGATACCCTTTCTAGTGGCTATTACCGGTAGACTACTTTATCCTTAATTCAGAGCGGTATAATACCTATGATTAGGTATCTGACTAGCAAAATGTTGTTTACgcaaaagtttgtttgtgtattaaagatgtttttaaGCAGTATTAATTGTCcacatgggggcagcagaacaagctgtTAACAACATCACAAACAATTTCCTATTCACACATCCAGCCGACCTGAAGCAACATTAGCTTTCACATATTGTGGAGTTTCTGACCACCtgaactcctgagggaaatatctggctgctaaatgctccgctATGTTGTCTGTGGGCCATTTGAGCAGCGAGTTTCTGGCCGGAaagccaaaacaatgagctgaaaaatTATAAGTGATCTGCAGTCAGGTGATATTTCTCTTTCACATTACAGTTATCtgatttaaatacaatttagccAGCTTTAAGTTTAAGGTATAGGGCCACGCTACGATAACTGTCTCAGTTTTTTGGTTGAACAAACGCTTTAATTCACTATATTATATCCTGACAAATTGTTGAACCTTTTTCTAAGTGGAAGTATGTGTGCATATACAAACTTAGTTGGGTGTGGTTATGGTTGGAGTATGTTTTAATTAACACGTTTGCACCTGCAGCTTTGTGATTCTGAATCCATTTATCCATCAGcaaaaactacacacacactgccatttACCTTCAAATTTTCTCTTGATAGCATCTTTTGAGCTGGCATAGATCATCTTGCTCTTCAAAGGAGCACTTTCAGGAGCCCTGCGagcggggggaaaaaaaattattaaagccAAATGTGATCTTAATGATGGTCAAGAATCCTTTAACATTGGATATATGGCCGCACTCACCAGAAGATAAAGACCAGGTCCTCCTTCTTCGTTTCTTTGGTCTCATAGGTGGCGTCATACAGGGCGTAGCGGCAGTCGTCTGGGGGCAGCATCTTCACAAAGTGCTGGTATGGGTCCTGAACAGTGGTTCCCAAGTCACCCAGCAGGATCTCTTTGCCGTCATCCAGAACAATGTTCTTGAGGTCCTTGCTCATGCAGAAGAGAATggccttcttcctcttcctcttctcatcCTCGTTTGCCTGAGCCTTACGCACCTTCATGTCGTTGAAGACGGCGATAACTTCATCTGTGACTTTCACACCGGAGGCCTGTGGAGAGAACAATCTGTTAGGTCCGAGTTTAATGTATCTAAGGTTCAACTTGACTGACTGAATTCAGTCCCCCCCAAGCAGAAAATCTATTGCTAGAACGTTGAATAGTTCTTTAATTACCTTGGACTGATTTGGGTGAATATTGTGATGtaaatctattttttatttaaaagtacaTTGACACCAATGCTGTTAAATTACACATTGAGAATCAGTTAATCGCTCACTTTTTAATAAGAAGATGACAAACTCAACTGGTTCTTCCTTTACAAATTTGAGTATTTCCTGGTTTTCTAAGTCTTATGACATTGAACTAAATATATCTATAGATATGTTTGGGTTTCTAACTGCTGTTCAGGCAAACTAAGCAGTTTTTTTGTGATTCATTGACCAACCAACTAATCTGGAAAATAATTGACACTTTGATAACGAAAGTAATTGTTCGTTGTTGACAGTTGCAATAATCTTCAACAGGTCAGAAGTGAGGACTTCAGGACAGTTGATACAGACATAATGAAACTGACAAAGGGCCTGAGAGGTCGGCATGTGACTACAACACACTAGGTGTGCCTTAGCATATCCTTCATGATAAAGCCTATATAAGAATA
This portion of the Micropterus dolomieu isolate WLL.071019.BEF.003 ecotype Adirondacks linkage group LG19, ASM2129224v1, whole genome shotgun sequence genome encodes:
- the LOC123957644 gene encoding serine protease 23, whose amino-acid sequence is MMSQRELLTYLLLTYLLLQLFLPLTLSFLHPPHHPPVHVPTLVPHVPTPLIRSRFSAQTQLDFTTHCNSSCFHRGEQGAQKEQLTEKLAFETLYANGSRTLTTVDVKGDEEVETDHFDHPSPIRGSRVKPRKKRVRRQIYGADGRFNIQGDNFLLDYPFSTAVRISTGCTGVLVSQQHVLTAAHCLHDGKDYVKGARKLRVGFLIPPSINGTKAGLTSAKKPLVRWVRVKRTRVPKGWIQGPQEVSMDFDYALLELRWPHRRPFMRLSVAPSSDDLAGNRIHFSGFDSDRSGELVYRFCPVEEESSDLIYQHCDARPGASGSGVYGRVWDNSLERWERKVIGIFSGHQWLEIDGENRDYNVAVRITPLKFAQICYWVHGNRLDCVQD
- the cfl1 gene encoding cofilin-1 isoform X3; its protein translation is MASGVKVTDEVIAVFNDMKVRKAQANEDEKRKRKKAILFCMSKDLKNIVLDDGKEILLGDLGTTVQDPYQHFVKMLPPDDCRYALYDATYETKETKKEDLVFIFWAPESAPLKSKMIYASSKDAIKRKFEGIKHEWQVNGLEDLKDRHTLAEKLGGSSVVSLEGAPI
- the cfl1 gene encoding cofilin-1 isoform X2; translated protein: MLHIITALTEALLSVTELCLIPDHALTHVVIFMASGVKVTDEVIAVFNDMKVRKAQANEDEKRKRKKAILFCMSKDLKNIVLDDGKEILLGDLGTTVQDPYQHFVKMLPPDDCRYALYDATYETKETKKEDLVFIFWAPESAPLKSKMIYASSKDAIKRKFEGIKHEWQVNGLEDLKDRHTLAEKLGGSSVVSLEGAPI
- the cfl1 gene encoding cofilin-1 isoform X1 — its product is MYLLGCSKYLTELSQLCNASLVLDLLAEANGPLDLHEALLSVTELCLIPDHALTHVVIFMASGVKVTDEVIAVFNDMKVRKAQANEDEKRKRKKAILFCMSKDLKNIVLDDGKEILLGDLGTTVQDPYQHFVKMLPPDDCRYALYDATYETKETKKEDLVFIFWAPESAPLKSKMIYASSKDAIKRKFEGIKHEWQVNGLEDLKDRHTLAEKLGGSSVVSLEGAPI